One genomic region from Pecten maximus chromosome 5, xPecMax1.1, whole genome shotgun sequence encodes:
- the LOC117327178 gene encoding putative protein tag-278: MDDKDDDHDGTFASLDLYDDLITDEGISRQDNYDELSRKYDDAVLKIQKLESEVDTLRKSESKLSERCGVLEKNISTLFLTARLELQRKDKVIQHYKHMKNPRNQTGSTFAMNPVLNRVVRKNRWEQSESEKDSVTCIADKGKTKRRLSSDDREEKVQKKRKFSDKAANFGEENVTRCENVSRTENCRQNAARKILEKSKKDVQRRSSVEKSIIHLKDKNSENIDREKVKGSREDGCSANKSRKNEKKDRDEKKRRHTAENGKRNETKGKNELSEIIMGKDNLVEENVNKKPDSSSVCDLREKLRLKRMREEKNINKDNLLEREKMKSLEEISSPKNRSRSRTAEAKSPISLKSSISHKSLVGHPAKSLDANESDHERQGKAEYLSPVSKPRLEHGRQVTPKTKSVVEKVPNHNSDKIHSHSKGLHSKGWFKQAL, encoded by the exons ATGGATGACAAG GATGATGATCATGATGGAACCTTTGCGTCACTGGACCTGTATGACGACTTGATAACAGATGAGGGAATAAGTCGCCAAGACAATTATGATGAG TTGTCTAGGAAGTATGATGATGCTGTATTAAAGATTCAGAAGTTAGAGTCCGAGGTGGATACTCTGCGAAAATCGGAGTCCAAACTTTCTGAGAGATGTGGAGTTCTGGAGAAAAACATTTCCACTTTGTTCCTGACAGCACGTCTGGAACTTCAGCGCAAGGACAAAGTTATACAGCACTACAAACACAT GAAGAACCCAAGAAACCAAACGGGATCTACATTTGCTATGAATCCAGTGTTAAACAGAGTTGTCAGAAAAAATCGCTGGGAGCAGTCTGAAAGTGAGAAAGATAGTGTCACATGCATAGCGGACAAGGGAAAGACCAAAAGACGCCTCTCAAGTGACGACAGAGAGGAAAAAGTTCAGAAAAAGCGCAAGTTCTCGGACAAAGCTGCTAATTTTGGGGAAGAGAATGTCACCAGATGCGAAAATGTTTCTAGGACAGAAAACTGCAGACAGAATGCTGCAAGAAAAATACTTGAAAAGAGTAAGAAAGACGTACAGCGCAGGTCAAGTGTAGAAAAGTCAATAATACATCTAAAGGACAAGAACAGTGAAAATATTGATAGAGAGAAAGTTAAAGGAAGCAGAGAAGATGGATGTTCAGCGAATAAATcaagaaaaaatgaaaagaaagacAGAGATGAAAAGAAAAGAAGACATACTGCGGAGAATGGGAAAAGAAATGAGACAAAAGGAAAGAACGAACTCTCAGAAATCATTATGGGAAAAGACAATCTTGTTGAAGAAAATGTGAACAAGAAACCAGATTCAAGCAGTGTTTGTGACTTAAGGGAAAAACTCAGACTAAAGCGAATGAGAGaagagaaaaatatcaacaaagaCAATTTATTGGAAAGGGAGAAAATGAAATCCCTGGAAGAAATTTCATCTCCAAAAAATAGATCAAGAAGCCGGACAGCTGAAGCAAAATCTCCTATCAGTCTTAAATCTTCGATTAGTCATAAATCTCTGGTTGGTCATCCAGCAAAATCTTTGGATGCAAATGAGAGTGATCATGAACGGCAGGGAAAAGCTGAATATCTATCCCCTGTTTCCAAACCAAGATTGGAACACGGCAGGCAGGTCACGCCAAAGACAAAGTCTGTTGTAGAAAAAGTGCCCAATCACAACTCTGACAAGATTCATAGTCACTCGAAAGGTCTTCATAGCAAAGGTTGGTTCAAACAAGCATTGTAA
- the LOC117327180 gene encoding serine-threonine kinase receptor-associated protein-like, protein MTGMRQTPLTCSGHTRPVTDLAFSESTPFGYFLVSACKDGKPMLRQGDTGDWIGTFEGHKGAVWGATLNREATKVATGAADFSAKLWDALSGEELHTFAHKHIVKSVDFSTDSNLLLTGSNEKMLRIFDLQRPEADAKVCLNGHTSNIRTAIFTKCNTQVLSASDDKTVRLWDASSGEEIKRLEFPSIPNSLELSDDQMLLLITQGNFTSFYNAETLEKIKEFEAPTQINSASLHSSRKVFVAGGEDFKMYKFDYETGEELESFKGHFGPVHCVRFSPDGELYASGSEDGTLRLWQTTVGKTYGLWKCVMPDEAINNTDSTPTKAET, encoded by the exons ATGACGGGCATGCGACAAACACCTCTGACTTGCAGTGGTCACACAAGGCCTGTTACTGATCTTGCTTTCAGTGAATCAACTCCTTTTGGTTATTTTCTCGTCAGTGCATGTAAAG ATGGCAAGCCAATGCTTCGTCAGGGTGACACTGGAGATTGGATTGGAACATTTGAAGGCCATAAAGGAGCTGTATGGGGTGCGACACTTAACCGAGAAGCTACCAAAGTAGCTACTGGAGCAGCAGATTTTTCAGC GAAACTTTGGGATGCCCTCAGCGGAGAAGAACTTCATACGTTTGCCCACAAACATATTGTCAAGAGTGTTGACTTCTCAACTGACAGTAATCTACTACTAACTGGTAGTAATGAGAAAATGCTGAGGATTTTCGATCTGCAGAGACCAGAAGCTG ATGccaaagtttgtttaaatgggCACACTTCCAATATAAGGACAGCCATATTTACTAAATGTAACACTCAGGTTCTCAGCGCCTCTGATGACAAAACTGTCAG GTTGTGGGATGCCTCAAGTGGCGAAGAGATAAAAAGGCTGGAGTTCCCATCAATTCCCAATAGTTTGGAATTGTCAGATGACCAAATGCTGCTTCTTATCACTCAGGGAAACTTTACCAGTTTCTACAATGCAGAAAC GTTGGAGAAAATAAAGGAGTTTGAGGCCCCAACCCAGATCAATTCTGCCTCACTTCACTCATCCAGGAAAGTGTTTGTGGCAGGCGGAGAGGACTTCAAAATGTATAAGTTTGACTATGAGACAGGAGAAGAGCTTG AATCGTTCAAAGGACATTTTGGACCAGTGCACTGCGTACGGTTCTCTCCTGACGGTGAGCTGTACGCCAGTGGAAGTGAAGATGGAACATTAAGACTATGGCAGACAACAGTTGGAAAGACTTACGGCTTGTGGAAATGTGTCATGCCTGATGAAGCTATCAATAACACCGATTCTACACCAACCAAAGCCGAGACATAG